In Aquimarina spinulae, a single window of DNA contains:
- a CDS encoding alpha/beta hydrolase family protein, translating to MRILELFLFLSLIGFLICSFTQYVKTKKWLFYISIVFFVLHWLVEGVRWQMYLGYIALLISIVLYYVSNIKKIVKVLLVSLGLSITLLSIVLCIIMPVIKFPEPSGAFSVGLTSLYLEDKTREETLTKEKGDYRKLTIDVYYPSDREITKPIRYMDHGYAEAFVESKGMPSIIATHFDLTKTHAQKSLPIIKNKQLPIIILSHGLLWNSKMYTSIIEEIVSQGYVVFGIHHTYESFLSEYQGKRIKWSQKNIDDMNTEVDFGFVRKKMDLALHAKGKRGNKAAYELIQYLPYFESLDRWSDDISFVIDQLAVLSEDSSSFLYQKLNMDQVGLLGHSWGGAAVVQNASVNKKIKGVINMDGAQFGRVIDTTLKAPLLVMHADRNYDKFFTPNFYVYDQVAKNDYYLVTIKSTGHANFGDLGYWSKIHSLTETGEIDPDRMSYITNQLILTFFNKYVKQQPLEMKGTFTKKEYSEIEIIKK from the coding sequence ATGCGAATCTTAGAACTTTTTTTATTTCTTTCATTAATAGGTTTTTTAATCTGTTCTTTTACACAATATGTGAAGACCAAAAAATGGCTTTTTTATATTAGCATTGTTTTTTTTGTACTTCACTGGTTAGTAGAAGGAGTTCGATGGCAGATGTATTTAGGTTATATCGCACTTTTGATAAGTATAGTATTATACTATGTCTCCAACATTAAAAAAATAGTAAAGGTTTTGTTAGTTAGTTTAGGATTGAGTATTACTTTACTTAGTATTGTTCTTTGCATCATAATGCCTGTGATTAAGTTTCCAGAACCATCTGGTGCTTTTTCGGTGGGATTAACGTCATTATATCTTGAAGATAAAACACGAGAAGAAACACTTACAAAAGAAAAGGGAGATTATAGAAAGTTAACAATAGATGTATACTATCCTTCTGACCGTGAAATTACAAAACCGATACGGTATATGGATCATGGATATGCAGAGGCTTTTGTAGAAAGTAAAGGTATGCCTTCTATCATTGCTACACATTTTGATCTTACAAAGACTCACGCCCAAAAGTCACTTCCAATCATAAAAAATAAACAGTTGCCTATTATCATTTTATCTCATGGGTTATTATGGAATAGTAAAATGTATACTTCGATTATTGAGGAAATTGTAAGTCAGGGATATGTGGTTTTTGGGATACATCATACATATGAATCTTTTCTTTCAGAATACCAAGGAAAACGAATCAAATGGAGTCAAAAAAATATTGACGACATGAATACAGAGGTAGATTTTGGTTTTGTACGTAAAAAGATGGATTTAGCGCTCCATGCAAAAGGTAAGCGTGGCAATAAGGCAGCCTATGAACTCATACAATATTTACCATATTTTGAAAGCCTTGATAGATGGTCGGATGATATTTCATTTGTTATAGATCAATTGGCTGTATTAAGCGAGGATTCGAGTAGCTTTTTATATCAAAAATTGAATATGGATCAAGTTGGATTATTGGGACATTCATGGGGTGGGGCAGCAGTAGTGCAAAATGCATCGGTAAATAAAAAGATTAAAGGAGTAATTAATATGGACGGAGCGCAATTTGGAAGAGTAATCGATACCACGCTGAAAGCACCACTCTTGGTAATGCATGCCGATAGAAATTATGATAAATTCTTTACTCCAAACTTCTATGTATACGATCAAGTGGCAAAAAATGATTACTATTTGGTTACGATAAAGTCGACAGGGCATGCTAATTTTGGAGATCTGGGGTATTGGTCAAAAATCCATTCACTTACAGAAACAGGAGAAATCGATCCAGATAGAATGTCTTATATTACTAATCAATTGATTCTTACTTTTTTTAATAAATATGTTAAACAACAACCATTAGAAATGAAAGGAACTTTTACCAAAAAAGAGTATTCAGAAATAGAAATTATCAAAAAATAA
- a CDS encoding MotA/TolQ/ExbB proton channel family protein has translation MVNLMLNIVKLFVLQNGTSSIFTTLGDRIEEGGMFFMIPIVIMFLIVLLIIIKNIWVVIQKGIPSEKYINLINSIGLLTLVWGLLGQLIGIVGMFDKVEIIDEISTHVFASGLKVSALPAVFGFFVFIVSRIATIVFTWITKEKE, from the coding sequence ATGGTCAATTTAATGCTCAATATTGTAAAGCTATTTGTTTTACAAAACGGAACTTCATCAATCTTTACAACCCTAGGTGATAGAATAGAAGAGGGAGGAATGTTTTTTATGATACCGATAGTTATTATGTTTCTGATCGTATTGCTTATCATTATAAAAAACATATGGGTAGTTATACAAAAAGGTATTCCTTCAGAAAAATACATAAACCTAATCAATTCTATAGGACTTTTAACATTGGTATGGGGGCTATTAGGGCAATTAATAGGTATTGTAGGAATGTTTGATAAAGTAGAAATAATAGATGAAATCTCTACTCATGTTTTTGCAAGTGGATTAAAAGTATCTGCACTTCCTGCAGTCTTTGGTTTTTTTGTTTTTATAGTTTCAAGAATTGCTACAATTGTTTTTACATGGATAACTAAAGAAAAAGAGTAA
- a CDS encoding CDGSH iron-sulfur domain-containing protein — MKNNIRGGNAPIACQLEVDKNYAWCSCGHSIDQPFCNGNHKKTGGSPPIIFSVEETREVYLCTCKQTNNPPYCDGSHDN, encoded by the coding sequence ATGAAAAATAACATTAGAGGTGGTAATGCACCAATCGCATGCCAATTAGAGGTTGATAAAAACTATGCTTGGTGTTCTTGTGGTCATAGTATAGATCAACCGTTTTGCAATGGGAATCATAAAAAAACAGGAGGTTCTCCTCCCATCATTTTTTCTGTAGAAGAAACAAGAGAGGTTTATTTATGTACTTGTAAACAGACCAACAATCCTCCGTATTGTGATGGATCACACGACAACTAA
- a CDS encoding carboxymuconolactone decarboxylase family protein produces the protein MSWIKEISYTDATGQLKKIYNRIKGPDNNVDNVLSIHSLRPHTLVGHMGLYKNVLHNSNNTLPKWYLETLGVYVSSLNQCSYCVDHHSVGLKRLLNDDTRFKEILSCLSKDELQNHFKYQYLAGLQYAKKLTLSHHTITESDIHNLRDQNLSDGEILEINQVVSYFNYVNRTVVGLGVNTDGDIIGLSPNDSDDAKNWSHS, from the coding sequence ATGAGTTGGATTAAAGAAATATCATATACCGATGCAACGGGTCAATTAAAAAAAATCTATAACCGTATTAAAGGTCCAGATAATAATGTAGATAATGTATTGTCTATACACAGTTTACGACCACATACTCTGGTAGGCCATATGGGCTTATATAAAAATGTATTACACAACTCTAATAATACATTACCCAAATGGTACTTAGAGACTCTTGGTGTATATGTAAGTAGCCTCAATCAATGTAGCTATTGTGTAGATCATCACTCGGTTGGATTAAAACGACTATTGAATGATGATACCAGGTTTAAGGAAATTTTGTCCTGTTTATCCAAAGATGAATTGCAAAATCATTTTAAGTATCAATATTTGGCAGGCCTTCAATACGCTAAGAAGTTAACATTATCACATCATACTATTACCGAATCAGATATTCATAACCTTAGGGATCAAAACTTATCTGATGGTGAGATCCTGGAGATCAATCAGGTAGTAAGCTATTTTAATTATGTAAATAGAACTGTAGTTGGTTTAGGAGTTAATACTGATGGAGATATTATTGGACTTTCACCCAATGATAGTGATGACGCCAAGAACTGGAGTCATTCCTGA
- a CDS encoding LytR/AlgR family response regulator transcription factor, whose translation MSTKISCIIVDDEPTAREIITSHLSKIDRIEVIATCSNALEAFNCINTQKVDLIFLDINMPEISGISFAKSINKDIKIIFTTAYREYAIDGFDLHAVDYLLKPIAYERLLNAIHNYFEVYHKTELSKTIETSSNEFIFVRSDRRMKKVDFSEIIYIESYSDYVKIHCSSNTIVTRETISTIESKLPQQYFMRTHRSYIIAISRIDSFSNEEIIVGKKSIPISRNYKAEVLSRLENM comes from the coding sequence ATGAGCACCAAAATATCCTGTATCATAGTAGATGATGAGCCTACGGCAAGAGAGATTATCACATCTCACCTGTCAAAAATTGATCGTATTGAGGTTATAGCAACATGTAGTAACGCTCTAGAAGCGTTTAATTGTATTAATACCCAAAAAGTAGATCTTATTTTTCTAGATATAAATATGCCTGAGATTTCGGGAATCTCTTTTGCGAAATCTATTAATAAGGATATCAAAATTATATTTACTACTGCTTATCGTGAATATGCTATTGATGGTTTCGATCTTCATGCAGTAGATTATTTATTAAAACCTATCGCTTATGAACGATTACTAAATGCCATACATAATTATTTTGAAGTCTATCATAAGACAGAATTATCAAAAACTATCGAAACCAGCTCGAATGAATTTATTTTTGTTCGATCAGATCGAAGAATGAAAAAAGTTGATTTTTCCGAAATTATTTATATCGAAAGTTATAGCGATTATGTAAAAATCCATTGCTCATCTAATACTATTGTTACTAGAGAAACAATAAGTACAATCGAATCCAAATTACCACAGCAATATTTTATGCGAACCCATCGATCTTATATTATTGCTATTTCGAGGATAGATTCTTTTTCTAATGAAGAGATTATAGTTGGTAAAAAGTCTATCCCTATTAGCAGAAATTACAAAGCTGAAGTATTGTCGAGATTAGAGAACATGTAA
- the lpdA gene encoding dihydrolipoyl dehydrogenase, whose protein sequence is MSTYDVAVIGSGPGGYVAAIRCAQLGMKTAIIEKYSTLGGTCLNVGCIPSKALLDSSHHYEHAVKHFADHGIEIPGDVKINLEKMIARKQTVVDQTCDGVSFLMKKNKIDVFEGVGSFKDTTHINITKTDGTVETIEAKNTIIATGSKPSTLPFIEIDKKRVITSTEALKLKEVPKHLIIIGGGVIGLELGQVYRRLGAEVSVIEYMDRIIPGMDKALSRELQKVMKKQKSKIYTSHKVTGVSVSGDEVTVTADDKKGNPVEFKGDYCLVSVGRRPYTDGLNAEAAGVKLNDRGQVEVNDHLQTSASNIYAIGDVIKGAMLAHKAEEEGVFVAETLAGQKPHIDYNLIPGVVYTWPEVAAVGKTEEELKEAGIKYKSGQFSFRALGRSRASGDLDGFVKILADEVTDEVLGVHMIGARCADLIAEAVTAMEFRASAEDISRMSHAHPTFAEAVKEAALAATDNRALHS, encoded by the coding sequence ATGAGTACATATGATGTAGCCGTAATTGGCTCTGGACCTGGTGGATATGTGGCCGCTATTCGATGCGCACAACTGGGAATGAAAACCGCAATAATCGAAAAATATTCAACACTTGGAGGAACTTGTCTTAATGTAGGGTGTATACCCAGTAAGGCATTGTTAGATTCTTCTCACCATTATGAGCATGCTGTAAAGCATTTTGCAGATCATGGGATCGAGATTCCTGGTGATGTAAAGATCAATCTAGAAAAGATGATTGCCCGTAAGCAAACTGTGGTAGATCAGACTTGTGACGGAGTTAGTTTTTTGATGAAAAAAAATAAGATTGATGTTTTTGAAGGTGTAGGATCATTTAAAGATACTACGCATATTAATATTACAAAAACAGATGGGACTGTAGAAACAATCGAAGCTAAAAATACGATAATTGCTACTGGTTCTAAACCATCAACATTACCATTTATCGAAATTGATAAAAAGAGAGTAATTACATCTACAGAAGCACTTAAACTAAAAGAAGTACCAAAACACCTAATTATTATTGGAGGTGGAGTAATTGGACTAGAATTAGGGCAAGTATATCGCCGTTTGGGAGCAGAAGTTTCTGTAATAGAATATATGGATCGAATTATTCCCGGAATGGATAAAGCGCTATCTAGAGAATTACAGAAAGTAATGAAAAAACAGAAATCCAAAATTTATACCTCTCATAAGGTAACAGGAGTATCGGTTTCTGGAGATGAAGTAACGGTAACTGCAGATGATAAAAAAGGAAATCCGGTAGAGTTTAAAGGAGATTACTGCTTGGTATCTGTAGGAAGAAGACCATATACAGATGGATTAAATGCAGAAGCCGCAGGAGTAAAACTTAATGACAGAGGACAAGTTGAGGTTAATGACCATTTACAAACGAGTGCTTCTAATATCTACGCGATAGGTGATGTGATAAAAGGAGCTATGTTAGCACATAAAGCTGAAGAAGAAGGAGTTTTTGTTGCTGAAACGCTAGCAGGACAGAAACCACATATTGATTATAATCTGATCCCAGGAGTAGTATATACCTGGCCAGAAGTAGCTGCGGTGGGTAAAACTGAAGAAGAATTAAAAGAAGCTGGTATCAAATATAAATCAGGGCAATTTTCTTTTAGAGCACTTGGTAGATCACGTGCTAGTGGCGATCTTGATGGTTTTGTAAAAATACTTGCAGACGAAGTTACAGATGAGGTATTGGGCGTTCATATGATTGGAGCACGTTGCGCAGATCTTATTGCCGAAGCAGTTACTGCAATGGAGTTTAGAGCATCTGCCGAAGATATTTCTCGTATGTCTCATGCGCACCCAACTTTTGCGGAAGCAGTAAAAGAAGCAGCACTTGCAGCTACAGATAATAGAGCGTTACATTCTTAA
- the lspA gene encoding signal peptidase II, with translation MKITRKIRIILILSLVLLNISCDQISKNVVRQTIEPYERIEVFKDSFVLTKVENTGAAYSLGSDLAPILKILLLQILPILVLLLLLRQILIKTNYSRETIIGFAFIIGGGIGNLFDRIVYGSVTDFLILDLGIIKTEIFNLADVSIFLGSILVLITTFFNKKGTIFKEKIQ, from the coding sequence ATGAAGATTACAAGAAAAATAAGAATCATACTCATTCTCTCTCTGGTCTTACTAAATATAAGTTGTGATCAGATTTCAAAGAATGTTGTTCGGCAAACGATCGAACCTTATGAGCGTATAGAAGTTTTTAAGGATAGTTTTGTATTGACTAAAGTAGAAAACACTGGTGCAGCCTATAGCTTGGGATCAGATTTGGCTCCGATCTTAAAAATACTTTTATTACAAATTCTTCCAATACTAGTGTTGTTACTATTATTAAGACAGATACTGATTAAGACAAATTATTCTAGAGAAACAATCATAGGTTTTGCTTTTATTATCGGTGGCGGAATCGGAAACCTTTTTGATCGCATTGTATATGGATCGGTAACTGATTTTTTGATTTTAGATTTAGGAATCATAAAAACCGAAATATTTAACCTTGCCGATGTTTCAATTTTTTTAGGTTCAATTTTAGTTTTAATTACTACTTTTTTTAATAAAAAAGGAACTATTTTTAAAGAAAAAATTCAATAA
- a CDS encoding TlpA family protein disulfide reductase — MIKKSIFKILLGILSFSILLFALFFLFLKVFPIYNSALLKWIPILICILGFYVSGTINKNTSVQYLPFLFLPLLIFKPFRFLYFPFIIVLIIIGVLSLIASRKEVKKVYRVSSIFILFFVFTYFLLSQPLILLQKGFKITQDGDLVHAQTVWDFNTNSDNYLPDIEYIDSEGNLASLNNYKGKTLYITFWATWCPPCIAEKPILEQMKNEFKEDENIIFIDISIDRDTKRWEKYITNKNPKGIQLNTNGHDFETMQKFYFSTIPFHCIVNPEGVFKQSNDLEYAKVVLKGKNKL; from the coding sequence ATGATCAAGAAATCTATTTTTAAAATTCTTTTGGGAATTCTTTCTTTCTCAATACTATTATTTGCGTTGTTTTTTCTATTTCTTAAAGTATTCCCTATTTATAATTCGGCATTACTAAAATGGATACCTATTTTGATATGCATATTAGGGTTTTATGTAAGTGGAACGATAAATAAGAATACTTCTGTACAGTATCTTCCTTTTCTGTTTTTGCCACTTTTGATTTTTAAGCCATTTAGGTTTTTGTATTTCCCTTTTATAATAGTACTGATAATCATTGGAGTTTTGTCATTGATTGCTTCAAGAAAGGAAGTGAAAAAAGTGTATAGAGTATCTTCTATCTTTATTTTGTTTTTTGTGTTTACTTATTTTTTACTTTCTCAACCTTTGATATTATTGCAAAAAGGATTTAAAATAACACAGGACGGAGACTTAGTACATGCTCAGACGGTATGGGACTTTAATACAAACTCAGATAATTATCTACCAGATATAGAATATATTGATTCAGAAGGAAATTTAGCTTCTTTAAATAATTACAAAGGAAAAACATTGTATATAACTTTTTGGGCGACCTGGTGCCCTCCCTGTATAGCAGAAAAACCTATACTCGAACAAATGAAAAATGAATTTAAAGAGGATGAGAATATTATATTCATTGATATTTCAATAGATCGAGATACAAAACGATGGGAAAAATATATAACCAATAAAAATCCAAAAGGAATCCAATTGAACACCAATGGTCATGATTTCGAAACAATGCAGAAATTTTATTTTTCTACAATTCCTTTTCATTGCATTGTTAACCCTGAAGGGGTTTTTAAACAAAGCAATGACTTAGAATACGCCAAAGTAGTGTTAAAGGGTAAAAATAAATTATAA
- a CDS encoding GNAT family N-acetyltransferase, with the protein MNSYIFTSQRLGFRNWTLDDLETLAEINTDDDVMEFFPFKPSKEDTKAFIIRMQEMYTEKGFCYFAVDLLDNAELIGFIGLCEQTYLEKLNPFVDIGWRLKKSIWNKGYATEGAKACLDFGFNTIGLDKIYSVAPAINIKSELIMKKIGMQQIETFEHPKLLDNERLKCCVLYEREKGYILE; encoded by the coding sequence ATGAATTCATACATTTTTACCTCTCAACGATTAGGTTTCCGTAATTGGACCCTCGATGACTTAGAAACATTAGCCGAAATCAATACTGATGATGATGTGATGGAGTTTTTTCCGTTTAAGCCATCAAAAGAAGATACCAAAGCATTTATTATAAGAATGCAGGAAATGTACACAGAAAAAGGGTTTTGTTATTTTGCTGTTGATTTGCTGGATAATGCAGAACTTATAGGGTTTATAGGTTTATGTGAACAAACTTATTTAGAAAAACTAAACCCCTTTGTCGATATCGGTTGGCGACTCAAAAAAAGTATCTGGAACAAAGGATATGCTACCGAAGGCGCCAAAGCTTGTTTAGATTTTGGTTTTAATACTATTGGATTAGACAAAATTTACTCTGTAGCACCAGCAATTAACATAAAATCAGAATTAATTATGAAAAAGATCGGGATGCAACAAATCGAAACCTTTGAACACCCTAAATTATTAGATAATGAGCGATTGAAATGCTGTGTGTTATATGAGAGAGAAAAAGGATACATACTAGAATAA
- a CDS encoding sensor histidine kinase — MISKEFVLKIIVELLLHIIFWIVVLVCYTYFFGHNTDNINYVFSFSLFLMPVTIGTTYTIINHLIPKYLLKEKYLLFLLYCIYTIIISAFFITISFFYGLIFLSSLKLEGMAPMTRSPFFLFIAVYFVVFVASAFSLVRHNYKSNSANRELQHKVLEAQLKLKEQELHYLKMQIHPHFLFNTLNTMYGFALKKSEETPEMILRLSNLLDYLLYQVDKPLVPLKQELDHIKDYVTLEKMRFNDTLDVIMDFENVNDSIHIAPMLLIPFVENSFKHGQIRNKKLSIYMKLTHIDNVVHFCIKNSIYSSSENDPDGIGLSNIKKRLSSLYADNHELLISIDEQWHSVELNLNTSKTKNL, encoded by the coding sequence ATGATTTCTAAAGAGTTTGTATTAAAAATAATTGTAGAATTATTACTTCATATCATCTTTTGGATTGTAGTATTGGTTTGCTATACCTATTTCTTTGGACATAATACAGATAACATAAATTATGTTTTTTCTTTTTCGTTATTCTTAATGCCGGTAACAATTGGGACTACCTACACTATAATTAACCATCTCATTCCAAAATATCTATTAAAAGAGAAATATTTACTTTTCTTATTATACTGCATATATACTATCATTATTTCTGCTTTTTTTATTACTATTTCGTTTTTTTACGGGTTGATTTTTTTATCATCCCTAAAATTAGAAGGAATGGCTCCTATGACCAGAAGTCCCTTTTTTCTGTTTATTGCGGTATATTTTGTAGTCTTTGTTGCCAGTGCTTTTAGTTTGGTACGACATAATTATAAATCAAACTCAGCAAACCGAGAACTACAACATAAAGTCTTAGAGGCTCAGCTTAAACTTAAAGAGCAAGAATTACATTATCTCAAAATGCAAATTCATCCTCATTTTTTATTCAATACGTTAAACACGATGTATGGATTTGCACTAAAAAAGTCTGAAGAGACTCCAGAAATGATCTTAAGGCTTTCGAATCTATTAGACTATCTCTTATATCAGGTAGATAAACCTCTGGTACCATTAAAACAAGAATTAGATCATATCAAAGACTATGTTACCTTAGAAAAAATGCGATTTAATGATACACTAGATGTAATTATGGATTTTGAAAATGTAAACGATTCTATTCATATTGCTCCTATGCTGTTAATTCCGTTTGTAGAAAATAGTTTTAAGCATGGTCAAATAAGGAATAAAAAACTCTCTATTTATATGAAACTAACCCATATAGATAACGTAGTACATTTTTGTATAAAAAATTCAATTTATAGTTCGTCTGAAAATGACCCGGATGGTATTGGTTTATCTAACATCAAAAAAAGGCTTTCCTCATTGTATGCAGATAATCATGAGTTACTAATTTCTATAGATGAGCAGTGGCATAGTGTCGAATTAAATCTAAACACTTCTAAAACAAAAAATCTATGA
- a CDS encoding serine hydrolase domain-containing protein, with amino-acid sequence MIKKIIMIAFLVSYGSNAQTFNKAKLDSLFMLIETNNKGMGSFSIFKEGKEIYHKSIGYSDIANTTKNNKKTKYRIGSITKTFTATIIAKLVEEGKLSFDTTLDTYFPNIPNAKKITIDNLLRHQSGLFNITEQENFASWIITPKSREQMLERFIKNGTVFEPGEETKYSNTNFILLSYIAENIEHKSFSKILESRIIKPLKLQRTEYGKKINPKNNEALPYFEEDSEWKLIKNHTDMSGPMGAGAIVSTASELNAFYESLFSGKLVSDTSLNQMTDTSTGMGMGLDDNVLHGKQIYGHNGGIDGFQSLSIYIPEEKLAVTYIANGAVMSPKSCILAALKIYFGIDNKLPEFKPALLLKTEELDTYLGVYKGDTFPFEIKITNEDAALIVHAKNGPTFSLEAYDKDKFRSEPYEVKMEFLPNQNKMILDFRNKRSEFIRE; translated from the coding sequence ATGATTAAAAAGATAATAATGATAGCTTTTTTAGTAAGCTACGGTAGCAACGCTCAAACGTTTAACAAAGCGAAATTAGATAGTTTGTTTATGTTGATTGAAACCAATAATAAAGGAATGGGGAGTTTTTCTATTTTTAAAGAAGGAAAAGAAATTTATCATAAATCTATAGGCTATTCTGATATCGCCAACACAACCAAAAATAATAAGAAAACAAAATATAGAATAGGTTCGATTACAAAAACATTTACAGCGACTATAATTGCAAAACTTGTTGAAGAAGGAAAACTAAGTTTTGATACAACTTTGGATACGTATTTTCCTAACATCCCTAATGCCAAAAAAATAACGATCGATAATTTGCTAAGACATCAAAGTGGTTTGTTTAATATTACAGAGCAAGAAAACTTTGCATCATGGATAATAACCCCAAAAAGCAGAGAACAGATGTTAGAACGTTTTATTAAAAACGGAACTGTCTTTGAACCTGGAGAAGAAACAAAATACTCGAACACGAATTTTATTTTACTTTCTTATATAGCAGAGAATATCGAACACAAATCCTTTTCTAAAATTTTGGAGTCAAGAATCATAAAACCTCTTAAACTGCAAAGAACAGAATATGGTAAAAAGATAAATCCTAAAAATAATGAAGCTTTACCTTATTTTGAAGAGGATTCTGAATGGAAATTAATAAAAAACCATACCGATATGAGTGGCCCAATGGGAGCTGGAGCCATAGTATCAACAGCTTCAGAATTAAATGCTTTTTATGAAAGCTTGTTTTCAGGAAAACTGGTTTCAGATACGTCTTTAAATCAAATGACAGATACATCAACCGGAATGGGAATGGGATTAGACGATAACGTATTGCATGGTAAACAAATATACGGGCATAATGGAGGCATAGATGGGTTTCAATCGTTATCGATTTACATACCAGAAGAGAAATTAGCAGTTACTTATATTGCTAACGGAGCTGTAATGTCGCCCAAAAGTTGCATACTTGCGGCTTTGAAAATTTATTTTGGAATAGATAATAAACTTCCTGAGTTTAAACCTGCATTACTATTAAAAACCGAAGAGCTTGATACATATTTAGGGGTTTATAAAGGAGATACTTTCCCTTTTGAAATTAAAATCACCAATGAAGATGCTGCGTTGATTGTACATGCAAAAAACGGACCTACTTTTTCCCTGGAAGCTTATGATAAGGATAAATTTAGATCTGAGCCATATGAAGTAAAAATGGAATTCTTGCCTAATCAGAATAAAATGATTTTAGATTTTAGAAATAAACGATCAGAGTTTATAAGAGAATAG
- a CDS encoding DUF4440 domain-containing protein, with translation MSKFKIIAIALITFLCFTRIAIAQEDAVHKKINADMYGNFSKAFETLDYDLFASIHSKEMIRISGNGGEIKKASAYLKGYKKRWSVPSKKPAPIDFRLFERIYSDSLVSDRGIYRVTYIDDTNQTKHSYGQFHVVLKMEDKNWKIWIDYDSDENKSINKDNYDAAFSISEYKKYWKH, from the coding sequence ATGTCAAAATTTAAAATTATAGCCATAGCATTAATTACTTTTCTATGTTTTACACGAATAGCTATAGCTCAAGAAGATGCGGTACATAAAAAAATCAATGCAGACATGTATGGTAATTTCTCTAAAGCATTTGAGACTTTAGATTATGACTTATTTGCTTCTATACATAGCAAAGAAATGATTCGAATTTCGGGAAATGGTGGTGAAATTAAAAAAGCAAGTGCCTATTTAAAAGGGTATAAAAAACGATGGAGCGTTCCTTCCAAAAAACCTGCTCCGATTGATTTTAGGTTATTTGAAAGAATCTACTCTGATTCCCTGGTTTCTGACAGAGGAATTTACAGAGTTACTTATATCGACGACACTAATCAAACAAAACACTCCTATGGTCAGTTTCATGTTGTATTAAAGATGGAAGATAAAAACTGGAAAATATGGATCGATTATGATTCTGATGAAAATAAAAGTATTAATAAGGATAATTATGATGCTGCTTTTTCTATTTCTGAATATAAAAAATACTGGAAACACTAA